The following DNA comes from Candidatus Peregrinibacteria bacterium.
TCCATCAATTCCGAAGAGCGATTCGATTTTTCTCTTCACACTTCACTCAGGAGAGAACGAAGATGGTGGTTTGCGTGTTATCAATAATACCGATGAGGAAAAGCGTATCCATATTTCTTCTGTCGATGCTGAAACAGCAACTGGTGGTGCCTTTTCCTGCCAATCAGAAAGCGCTTCAAAAGAAGAGGTGGGGAAGTGGATTGCCCTCGAAAGTGATGCAATATCTCTTCCTCCTTTTTCAAATGTGATTGTTCCTTTCCGCGTCCTCCTTCCTGAAAATGTTTCTCCGGGGAGTCACGAAGGATGTCTTGTGCTCGAAGACTCCGATCAAATTCCTGAAGAGCACGGTGGAATTCGTCTGCGTTTTCGGACTGGTATTCGTGTCTCTATAACTGTTCCGGGAAATATATATGAAAAAATAATTTCCGCCGGACTTTCCGTGGCATTTCGACAAAAGGAAGATGGGGAGACAAAAATCCTTCTTCAACCAAAGGTAAAAAACATGGGAAATATTTCCCTTGAGGCAGAAGCAAAAGTTTCTGCTCGACCGCTCTTTTCTTGGAAGGAGCCAAAAATTCAATCTGCCCTCTTTCCCATCTCAAAAGGAGAAACAGTGGATTGGAATTTTGAGATGCCATCTCCCTTTTGGGGTGGTGTCTATCGGGCAGAAAGTTCTTTTGAGTATACAAAAAATCAATATTCAGAGGCATCAATAGAAAAAGATGATAAGGCAGAGGCAAAGTACTCTACCTCTCTTCAAACAAATATGTTCTCAGAAAATACCACTAAATCTTCGCTATCAACTTCAGAAAATGTTCGTATTCCAGGAGAAACAGTATGGTTTTTTGTTACCCCTTCTCCGGTTGCTATGGCAATAGAAGTTTCACTTCTCTCATTTCTTTTTCTGTTGGGGTTCTTGCGGTGGATCTCCTATTGGAGAAAAAAGTGGATCCTTTTCTCTTGGATTCCACATATTGTTCAAAAAGGAGAGACACTCTACGCACTTGCAGAGCAGCATGACGTTGCATGGAAAATTGTTGCCAAAGCAAATAAGTTACATGCTCCCTATCATTTTCAGGGAGGTGAAAAAATTCTTCTCCCCCCTGAAGAACAGTGAAAAAGCTCATTTTCCTCTTTGCGTCTCCTGTTATTTTTTTTGGAGGGCTCTCGTTTTCGTCAGGAGAGCCCCCTGCTTTTTTATACGTCGATAAGAATCCCGTTATTAAAAATGATATTCTCTCTACAGAAATAGTCGATTTTCAGGGGGCGCTCATTCGTTTTCCAATAATTATTTTTTCTCCACTTACTACAAGTTTTCATGAGCAGATTTCCACTGCTGTACTTGGTACATCTTCCCAGCGGATTGTTGTGAAAAATAACACAAAAAATCAGCGATGGACACTGACGCTTTCTGCGTCGAAAGGGAGTTCTGCCCTCTGGAAAGATGAGGGAAAGATATATGATTGGAATGATGAATCGGGAAAAGATGGAAACGATCAGGACATAGTGGGCGGCAAACTCTCAGTCGATCCAACAGAAATGCACATTCTCGCAAAAGAAGGATGTTCTGCAAAAGGAATTTCCCCAGGAATTCCAGCATCATTTTCAGAAAAAAAAGGAGTGGAAAATATTACTATTGCCGTAGCGGGGAATACAGCAAATTCCAATTGTGAGTGGAGTTTTACGAATATTCGGCTCTCTCAAGTTATCCCAGCAGAACAATCAGCAGGAAACTATACACTCGATATGACCCTGACGATTACGGCATTTTAGAGATGGTGATTCGGTTCTTTTTTTGGCAAAATCAGAAATGTGAAACTCAAACTTTCTACTCCTATTACGCGCGCGCTCCTTCATACAACAGATGATCGTATTGATCTCCTTCGAGAAATTGGTATTTTTACTCTTCGTGATTTTCTGGAATTTTTTCCTCGAGCGCATGAAGATTATTCTGTTCCGAAAGATCTTTCTAGTGTTCGGGCAGATGAGAAAAATTTACTCCGCGGAGTATTTTTAAGCATTCAAAAAGAACAAACAAAATTCGGCAAAATAATTCTCCGTGGCATTTTTCAAGAAGAAAAAAGCGGTACAGAGATGGAATGCGTGTGGTTTAATAATCCAACACTCCTCAATCGTCTCCCCATTCGAGTGCCAGTAATGATTTTTGCGCGTGCAAAACTTTCATATGGAAAGGTGTCACTTCAAAATCCAGAGTTTGAACAGGCTTCTTCTAGTGTTCATTTTGGGCGTATTGCTCCAGTGTATCGAGAGCACAAAAAGCTGAGTGCAAGTTGGATTCGGCAAAAAATTCATAGTCTCCTTCCAGTGGCAGAAGTATTTCCAGATATTCTTCCAAAATCGGTAGAAAAGGCAGAAAGTCTTCTTTCACGTGATCAGGCAATTCGGAATCTCCATTTTCCAGAATCGGAAAAACTTCTTTCTGCCGCACGAAAAACTATGGCATTTGAGAAGATTTTTCTTTCTCAACTCTCCGCACTTCTTCGGAAAAAACGGTGGGAAGAAGAAGGGGAGGGGAAAGCACTTTCGGTTCCACTTGATGCGGATCTCATAAGG
Coding sequences within:
- a CDS encoding DUF916 domain-containing protein, with amino-acid sequence MKKQKQIAVAILSFLFVSFPTSALGIGYGGIGGEPAYPDPSIPKSDSIFLFTLHSGENEDGGLRVINNTDEEKRIHISSVDAETATGGAFSCQSESASKEEVGKWIALESDAISLPPFSNVIVPFRVLLPENVSPGSHEGCLVLEDSDQIPEEHGGIRLRFRTGIRVSITVPGNIYEKIISAGLSVAFRQKEDGETKILLQPKVKNMGNISLEAEAKVSARPLFSWKEPKIQSALFPISKGETVDWNFEMPSPFWGGVYRAESSFEYTKNQYSEASIEKDDKAEAKYSTSLQTNMFSENTTKSSLSTSENVRIPGETVWFFVTPSPVAMAIEVSLLSFLFLLGFLRWISYWRKKWILFSWIPHIVQKGETLYALAEQHDVAWKIVAKANKLHAPYHFQGGEKILLPPEEQ